A single genomic interval of Lewinellaceae bacterium harbors:
- a CDS encoding choice-of-anchor L domain-containing protein, which yields MNKRTLWLLAMLFATAQLSAQFAVTGADTPAFGPVELIEEVCLGEGIQVLDIEFNGVPSAVGRFSGGQAAVGLGEGFLMTTGIAATASGGAGADLPGWWEANIPNGSQASHPELPALANDDIFDVAVYTIRFIPTGDSIMFRYVFASEEYPQFVCSNFNDVFGFFLTGPDQDGNAATINIAKVPGTDLAVSINSVNSGIPGSHPLVNLAYCLGDNGSLDNAELFNNNFFDVPVYNGYTDVFVAKAAVTPCQEYTMSLVLADIGDALWDSGLFFEANSFCSFAGGGHDSETVTVVEACSPGLLEVGLGNFPDEDFPLTYAIAGSAEVGVDYTLAGISASGQVDGPADSWLLELEALDDGLEEGVETIEISLQGAACSEKTYTIRLVDPFRIEGPSSALCSAEPVALTVVGDSAALADYPLIWDDGQEGASIQVIPDGTTEYTLDYGGYLFSCRVSFTISVDNPESELNLELCSNEDGVVVNGTLYDFYNPAGTEVLAGGSAAGCDSTVYINIMPKVSFNLEEGVCSGQGILVNGTLYGEGNLTGLEVISAGAQDGCDSVVFVNLATYPQQSSAMEVTLNEGETFSLGGQTFAANGNYELAFPNQNGCDSLVLLQVNVKTQTSVLTDSIAVGQLETLCLDTAFLQSVARFANACADPESGTEWVFPADGACLEYLGLSPGVDTACLVVCDGLGLCDTTIFIVSVFDYLLDAVWPGDVNNDGRVNQIDHWAVGLGYGLNGPVRPNASNAWTAQPMIDWNGSLTFIYQFNRKYADCNGDGQINSGDTYAIYANFGRTHPLSPEAFDFPDRAIPAALEAEAAGPEYTELSLSFGDNAQPLIDAYGLAFEAYFDPAAVADIRFLAGESWLGTEGEDLMVLSKMFPENGIGYVSLVRTDHNPQPGAGRVGALRLLCPDNNCGAVTVRNIQFLQSDGDAFDASGELLWQADALSAAANRLDNQVELFPNPARELLWVSLPASGTAQLFGANGQLAWAGALQQGRNEIAVKGLSAGVYVLKIQMTEGIVTKKLVVMSDKN from the coding sequence ATGAACAAAAGGACACTTTGGCTGCTGGCCATGCTTTTCGCCACGGCGCAGCTCTCCGCCCAATTTGCCGTAACCGGCGCCGATACGCCCGCCTTCGGCCCGGTGGAACTCATCGAGGAAGTTTGCCTGGGAGAAGGCATACAAGTGCTGGATATTGAGTTCAACGGGGTGCCGTCGGCAGTTGGGCGCTTCTCCGGAGGCCAGGCGGCGGTCGGCCTGGGGGAAGGCTTTCTGATGACTACCGGAATTGCCGCTACGGCTTCCGGAGGGGCAGGGGCGGACCTGCCCGGATGGTGGGAAGCGAATATTCCCAACGGCAGCCAGGCCTCCCATCCGGAGCTGCCCGCCCTGGCCAACGACGACATCTTCGATGTGGCGGTGTACACCATTCGGTTTATTCCAACCGGCGATTCCATTATGTTCCGTTATGTATTCGCCTCGGAGGAATACCCCCAGTTTGTCTGCAGCAACTTCAACGATGTTTTCGGCTTTTTCCTTACAGGCCCCGATCAGGACGGCAACGCCGCGACCATCAACATCGCCAAAGTGCCGGGGACGGACCTGGCGGTTTCCATCAACAGCGTCAACAGCGGCATCCCGGGCAGCCATCCCCTGGTCAACCTGGCTTACTGCCTGGGCGACAACGGCAGCCTGGACAACGCCGAGCTGTTCAACAACAACTTTTTTGACGTGCCGGTCTACAATGGCTACACGGATGTTTTTGTCGCCAAAGCCGCCGTGACGCCCTGCCAGGAATACACCATGTCGCTGGTGCTGGCCGATATCGGCGACGCCCTCTGGGACTCCGGCCTGTTTTTCGAAGCCAACAGCTTCTGCTCCTTTGCCGGCGGCGGGCACGACAGCGAGACGGTGACGGTGGTGGAAGCCTGTTCGCCGGGCCTTCTGGAAGTAGGCCTCGGCAATTTTCCCGACGAGGACTTTCCGCTGACTTATGCGATCGCGGGCTCGGCGGAGGTTGGCGTGGATTATACCCTTGCGGGAATATCCGCCAGCGGGCAGGTGGACGGCCCGGCGGACAGCTGGCTGCTGGAGCTGGAGGCCCTGGACGACGGGCTGGAGGAAGGGGTGGAAACCATAGAGATTTCCCTGCAGGGGGCCGCCTGTTCGGAGAAAACCTACACCATCCGGCTGGTGGACCCTTTCCGGATCGAGGGGCCCTCTTCCGCCCTGTGTTCCGCAGAGCCGGTTGCTTTGACCGTTGTGGGAGACTCGGCAGCCCTGGCCGATTATCCATTGATCTGGGACGACGGGCAGGAAGGAGCTTCCATACAGGTAATACCGGATGGAACAACAGAATACACCCTCGATTATGGGGGGTACCTCTTTTCCTGCCGGGTGTCTTTTACCATCTCGGTCGACAACCCCGAAAGCGAACTCAACCTGGAATTGTGCTCGAATGAGGATGGCGTGGTGGTGAACGGGACGCTTTACGACTTTTACAATCCTGCCGGCACAGAAGTGCTGGCTGGGGGAAGCGCCGCCGGCTGCGATTCCACGGTGTACATCAACATCATGCCCAAAGTATCCTTCAACCTGGAAGAAGGCGTCTGCTCCGGGCAAGGCATTCTGGTGAACGGAACGCTTTACGGAGAAGGCAATTTAACCGGCCTGGAAGTTATCTCCGCCGGCGCACAGGACGGCTGCGACTCCGTAGTGTTCGTCAACCTGGCAACTTATCCCCAACAGAGTTCTGCGATGGAAGTGACCCTGAACGAAGGGGAAACCTTTTCCCTGGGTGGGCAAACCTTTGCCGCCAACGGCAATTACGAGCTGGCGTTCCCCAATCAGAACGGCTGCGACAGCCTGGTACTTCTCCAGGTAAACGTAAAAACACAAACTTCCGTGCTGACCGACTCGATCGCTGTTGGGCAGCTCGAAACCCTTTGCCTGGACACCGCCTTCCTTCAATCGGTGGCCCGCTTTGCCAATGCCTGCGCTGATCCCGAATCCGGCACGGAATGGGTGTTTCCCGCCGATGGCGCCTGCCTGGAATACCTGGGCCTTTCTCCCGGCGTCGACACGGCCTGCCTGGTGGTTTGCGATGGCCTCGGCCTTTGCGATACGACTATTTTTATCGTCAGCGTATTCGACTACCTGCTGGATGCAGTTTGGCCGGGCGACGTCAATAACGACGGGAGGGTCAATCAGATAGACCACTGGGCGGTTGGCCTGGGCTATGGCCTCAACGGCCCGGTGCGGCCCAATGCCAGCAACGCCTGGACTGCCCAGCCGATGATCGACTGGAACGGGAGCCTCACTTTTATTTACCAATTCAACCGCAAATACGCCGATTGCAACGGCGACGGGCAGATCAATTCGGGAGATACCTATGCCATTTATGCCAATTTTGGCCGCACCCATCCTCTGAGTCCCGAGGCCTTTGATTTTCCAGACAGGGCGATCCCGGCAGCGTTGGAAGCCGAAGCTGCCGGCCCGGAGTATACTGAGCTAAGCCTCAGCTTTGGTGACAACGCCCAGCCTCTGATCGATGCTTACGGCCTGGCCTTTGAGGCCTACTTCGACCCGGCGGCGGTGGCCGATATCCGTTTCCTGGCAGGCGAAAGCTGGCTGGGAACCGAAGGCGAAGATTTGATGGTATTGTCCAAAATGTTCCCGGAAAACGGAATCGGTTATGTCTCTCTGGTGAGAACGGACCATAACCCGCAGCCCGGCGCCGGCAGGGTAGGGGCTTTGCGCCTGTTATGCCCGGATAATAACTGCGGGGCAGTTACGGTTCGAAATATCCAATTCCTGCAATCCGACGGCGATGCCTTCGACGCCAGCGGAGAACTCCTCTGGCAGGCAGATGCCCTGAGCGCGGCAGCCAACCGCCTGGACAACCAGGTGGAGTTGTTCCCCAACCCCGCCCGGGAACTGCTCTGGGTGAGCCTGCCGGCTTCCGGAACGGCTCAATTGTTTGGGGCGAACGGGCAGCTCGCCTGGGCCGGCGCTTTGCAGCAGGGGCGCAATGAAATAGCTGTAAAAGGCTTGTCGGCAGGCGTTTATGTTTTAAAAATTCAAATGACTGAAGGCATAGTCACTAAAAAATTAGTAGTGATGTCAGATAAAAATTAG
- a CDS encoding chorismate-binding protein — MKVKAEKKISIRTDVRRYLADTVTPVTLFLKARDHYTEPVLLENNDFRSKEDCYSFLGFDVIGSFQVQEGRIRESFPGEAVRELPVEDVTTVPSAMQAFLRRFNVQYETPYKGFNGLIGYTGFDAVQYFDTLKFDPEKRKFNLPDIRYNLYRFILAINHFRDELFVLENRPEGEASRLHEVERLIRSQKFATHEFRMRGPEASNLADEQFMGLVATGKRHCQLGDVFQIVFSRQFSQEFSGDDFTVYRALRSINPSPYLFYADYGSYRIFGSSPETQMAIRGGLASVNPIAGTYRRTGDDIEDAQKALELAKDPKENAEHIMLVDLARNDLGRHAVNVTVKELKDIHFFSHVIHLVSKVTGELEPTTNPVQVFGDTFPAGTLSGAPKYKAIELIDKYENQNRSFYGGALGYINFDGEMNKAIIIRSFLSQDNTLYYQAGAGIVAASVEERELQEVNNKLGALKKALVEAEKLR, encoded by the coding sequence ATGAAAGTAAAAGCCGAAAAAAAGATCAGCATACGCACGGACGTCCGCCGTTACCTGGCCGACACAGTTACCCCGGTCACCCTTTTCCTCAAGGCGCGGGACCACTACACCGAACCTGTTTTGCTGGAAAACAACGACTTCCGCAGCAAAGAAGACTGTTACTCTTTCCTCGGCTTCGACGTGATCGGCAGTTTTCAGGTACAGGAGGGGCGCATCCGCGAATCCTTTCCCGGAGAGGCGGTCCGGGAACTGCCGGTGGAGGATGTGACAACGGTTCCCAGCGCCATGCAAGCGTTTCTCCGCCGCTTTAATGTCCAGTATGAAACGCCCTATAAGGGGTTCAACGGATTGATCGGTTACACCGGTTTCGATGCCGTGCAGTATTTCGATACCTTGAAATTCGACCCGGAAAAACGCAAGTTCAACCTTCCCGATATCCGGTACAACCTCTACCGCTTCATCCTCGCCATCAACCACTTTCGGGATGAGCTGTTTGTACTGGAGAACCGCCCCGAGGGCGAAGCTTCCCGTTTGCACGAGGTAGAGCGGCTTATCCGCAGCCAGAAATTTGCCACCCATGAGTTTCGGATGCGCGGGCCGGAGGCCAGCAACCTGGCCGACGAGCAATTTATGGGCCTCGTTGCCACCGGCAAGCGCCACTGCCAGTTGGGAGACGTTTTTCAGATCGTCTTCAGCCGGCAGTTTTCCCAGGAGTTTTCCGGCGATGATTTTACGGTCTACCGGGCCTTGCGTTCCATCAACCCCTCGCCCTATCTGTTCTATGCGGATTACGGCAGCTACCGGATTTTTGGCTCCTCTCCCGAAACCCAAATGGCGATCAGAGGCGGCCTTGCCAGCGTCAACCCCATTGCCGGCACCTATCGCCGCACCGGCGACGACATCGAGGATGCCCAGAAAGCCCTGGAACTGGCGAAAGACCCTAAGGAAAATGCCGAACACATCATGTTGGTGGACCTGGCGCGCAACGATTTGGGGCGGCACGCCGTAAACGTAACCGTGAAAGAATTGAAAGACATCCATTTCTTCAGCCATGTGATCCACCTGGTTTCTAAAGTGACCGGAGAGCTGGAACCCACCACCAACCCCGTGCAGGTATTCGGAGATACTTTTCCGGCGGGAACGCTTTCCGGGGCACCTAAATACAAAGCGATTGAGCTAATCGACAAATACGAAAACCAGAACCGCAGTTTTTACGGCGGCGCCCTGGGCTACATCAATTTCGACGGAGAAATGAACAAGGCCATCATCATCCGGTCCTTCCTAAGCCAGGACAATACGCTTTACTACCAGGCCGGCGCCGGCATTGTGGCCGCCAGCGTGGAGGAAAGGGAGTTGCAGGAAGTCAACAACAAACTGGGCGCCCTGAAAAAGGCTCTGGTGGAAGCGGAAAAATTGCGTTAA
- a CDS encoding aminodeoxychorismate/anthranilate synthase component II, translated as MKILVLDNYDSFTFNLVQYIQEILDQKVDVRRNDAITLDAVTPYDAIVLSPGPGLPSEAGIMPDLIRRYAAEKPILGVCLGHQAIGEAFGARLENLAHVFHGVETPITITEPEEPLFRDMGSPFQAGRYHSWVVREDSLPDSLQVTAVDDAGAIMAMRHREYNVRGVQFHPESIMTEFGRQMLENFFAYCVPGGGQSSMVQSSIVQRH; from the coding sequence ATGAAAATCCTCGTTCTCGATAATTACGATTCCTTCACCTTCAACCTGGTGCAATACATACAGGAGATTCTGGATCAGAAGGTGGACGTCCGCCGCAACGATGCCATAACGCTGGATGCGGTAACGCCCTACGATGCCATTGTTCTCTCTCCGGGCCCGGGGCTGCCCTCCGAGGCAGGCATCATGCCGGATTTGATCCGGCGCTACGCAGCCGAAAAGCCCATCCTGGGAGTTTGCCTGGGCCACCAAGCCATCGGCGAAGCCTTTGGCGCCAGGCTGGAAAACCTGGCCCATGTTTTCCATGGCGTGGAAACGCCCATCACAATTACGGAGCCGGAAGAGCCGTTATTCCGGGATATGGGGAGCCCGTTCCAAGCCGGCCGCTACCACTCGTGGGTGGTCCGGGAGGACAGCCTGCCGGACAGCCTGCAGGTCACAGCGGTGGATGATGCCGGCGCCATCATGGCCATGCGCCACCGGGAGTATAACGTCCGCGGCGTTCAGTTCCACCCCGAGTCGATCATGACCGAATTCGGACGGCAGATGCTGGAGAATTTTTTTGCTTATTGCGTGCCGGGAGGGGGGCAAAGTTCGATGGTTCAAAGTTCGATTGTTCAACGTCATTGA
- the trpD gene encoding anthranilate phosphoribosyltransferase gives MKQILSRLYEHERLSREEARQVLLNISHGEYNHIQVASFITIYQMRSVSIPELQGFRDALLELCVPVSLNGMEAIDIVGTGGDSKNTFNVSTLSAVVVAGAGYKVAKHGSYGVSSAVGSSNVLMALGYEFTNDQEQLRRQLDRSNICFLHAPLFHPALKEVVPVRKQLGVKTFFNMLGPLVNPAQPSHQLFGTYSQELARMYQYIMQETGRRYAIVYSLDGYDEVSLTGPFKLRTNERDVILAPEDLGKPLLTQGDLYGGETEEEAAAIFRNVLNNEGSPAQFDVVAANAGLAIHCLKPEQSLEDCIEEAQESLLSKQALQAFQNLIN, from the coding sequence ATGAAACAAATTTTATCCCGTTTATACGAACACGAACGCCTCAGCCGGGAGGAAGCCCGGCAGGTGCTGCTCAACATTTCTCACGGCGAGTACAACCACATACAGGTAGCCAGTTTCATTACCATCTACCAGATGCGCTCCGTTTCCATTCCCGAGCTGCAGGGTTTTCGGGACGCCTTGCTGGAGCTCTGTGTGCCCGTCAGCCTGAATGGCATGGAAGCCATTGATATTGTCGGGACCGGGGGGGACAGCAAGAACACCTTCAATGTATCCACGCTTTCGGCGGTGGTGGTTGCCGGCGCGGGCTACAAGGTGGCCAAGCATGGCAGCTATGGCGTCTCTTCTGCCGTAGGCTCCTCTAACGTCCTGATGGCCCTGGGCTACGAGTTTACCAACGACCAGGAGCAATTGCGGCGGCAACTGGACCGTTCCAATATTTGTTTTCTGCACGCGCCCCTTTTCCATCCGGCGCTGAAGGAGGTCGTTCCCGTCCGCAAGCAGTTGGGCGTCAAGACCTTTTTCAATATGTTGGGGCCGCTGGTGAATCCGGCTCAGCCCAGCCACCAGCTCTTCGGCACCTACAGCCAGGAGCTGGCCCGCATGTATCAGTACATCATGCAGGAAACCGGCCGCCGCTATGCCATCGTTTATTCGCTGGACGGGTACGACGAGGTGTCCCTCACCGGGCCTTTCAAGCTGCGCACCAACGAGCGCGACGTCATACTGGCCCCTGAAGACCTGGGCAAGCCCCTGCTCACCCAGGGCGACCTCTACGGCGGAGAGACCGAAGAGGAGGCCGCTGCTATTTTCCGGAACGTGCTGAACAATGAAGGCAGCCCGGCGCAGTTTGACGTCGTGGCCGCCAACGCCGGCCTGGCCATTCACTGCCTGAAACCGGAGCAATCGCTCGAAGATTGCATAGAAGAAGCCCAGGAAAGCCTGCTCAGCAAACAGGCGCTGCAAGCCTTCCAGAACCTTATAAATTAG
- the trpC gene encoding indole-3-glycerol phosphate synthase TrpC: MNILEKIVAHKKEEVAERKSLYPAKLLEQSIYFNTPVASLRKYLLREDKSGIIAEFKRRSPSKGDINPYASVERVSIGYMQAGASALSVLTDAKFFGGRNEDLTEARKFNFCPILRKEFIIGEYQLIEARSIGADAVLLIAECLSKQQLAQLARTAKGLGLEVLMEIHSREQLDKYTPDVDAIGVNNRNLENFEVSIVASLELAPALPAEAVKVSESGLDDPQAVVELRHSGYQGFLIGEHFMRQADPGQACREFIRQVQHIEDLLHNAIA; the protein is encoded by the coding sequence ATGAATATCCTGGAAAAAATCGTCGCTCACAAAAAGGAGGAGGTAGCCGAGCGCAAATCGCTTTATCCGGCCAAACTGCTGGAGCAAAGCATTTACTTCAACACCCCGGTAGCCTCTCTGAGGAAATACCTGCTGCGGGAGGACAAGTCCGGCATCATCGCTGAATTCAAGCGCCGCTCTCCCTCCAAAGGAGACATCAATCCTTACGCATCGGTGGAGCGGGTTTCCATCGGCTACATGCAGGCGGGCGCCTCCGCCTTGTCCGTATTGACGGACGCCAAATTTTTTGGAGGCAGGAACGAAGACCTGACGGAGGCTCGCAAGTTCAACTTCTGCCCGATCCTGCGCAAGGAATTCATCATCGGCGAATACCAGCTGATAGAGGCCCGCTCGATCGGCGCCGACGCGGTTTTGCTTATAGCAGAATGCCTGAGCAAGCAGCAGTTGGCACAACTGGCCAGGACGGCGAAGGGTTTAGGGCTGGAAGTACTGATGGAGATTCACAGCAGGGAACAGTTGGACAAGTATACTCCCGATGTAGACGCCATCGGCGTCAACAACCGCAACCTGGAGAACTTTGAAGTCAGCATAGTGGCTTCTCTGGAGCTGGCCCCGGCCTTGCCCGCCGAAGCCGTAAAGGTGTCGGAAAGCGGCCTCGATGACCCTCAGGCGGTGGTGGAGCTTCGGCACTCCGGTTACCAGGGTTTTCTGATCGGCGAGCACTTCATGCGCCAGGCGGACCCCGGCCAGGCCTGCCGGGAATTCATTCGCCAGGTGCAGCACATTGAAGATTTGTTGCACAATGCCATTGCTTGA
- a CDS encoding phosphoribosylanthranilate isomerase: MKIKVCGMREPGNLVALAKLPIDMVGFIFYAKSPRYAGESLAKWLAKEGAALEGKKRVGVFVNAEVEDVLNHVHDFELDFVQLHGNESPEYCQLLRNLWESTSMRKAKLIKAFRVDEDFDFNQVSPYTSHCAYFLFDTRGQEYGGTGRQFDWKLLNDYHGVTPFLLSGGIGPEAVGAVLDFQHPQFYGVDLNSRFEREPGIKDIDKIAAFVTALKQQAS, translated from the coding sequence ATGAAAATCAAAGTATGCGGCATGCGGGAGCCCGGCAACCTCGTTGCGTTGGCAAAACTGCCAATAGACATGGTGGGCTTCATCTTCTACGCCAAATCCCCCCGTTATGCCGGCGAGAGCCTGGCGAAGTGGCTGGCTAAAGAAGGGGCGGCGCTGGAAGGCAAAAAGCGCGTCGGCGTGTTCGTCAACGCCGAAGTGGAGGATGTGCTCAACCACGTCCACGACTTCGAGCTCGATTTTGTGCAACTGCACGGGAATGAGAGCCCGGAGTACTGCCAACTGCTGCGCAACCTGTGGGAGAGCACCTCTATGCGGAAAGCCAAGCTGATCAAGGCCTTTCGCGTGGATGAGGATTTTGATTTCAATCAGGTTTCTCCTTATACCTCTCATTGCGCCTATTTCCTGTTCGACACCAGGGGGCAGGAGTATGGCGGCACCGGCCGGCAGTTCGACTGGAAGCTACTGAACGATTACCACGGCGTTACGCCTTTCCTTCTTAGCGGCGGCATCGGACCGGAAGCGGTTGGCGCCGTTCTGGATTTCCAGCACCCTCAGTTTTACGGCGTGGACCTCAACAGCCGATTCGAACGGGAACCAGGGATTAAGGACATCGATAAAATCGCAGCGTTTGTTACCGCTTTAAAACAACAAGCATCATGA
- the trpB gene encoding tryptophan synthase subunit beta codes for MMIAIDEKGYYGEFGGAFIPEMLHPNIEELRQQYIQVMEEPAFQREFHQLLKDYVGRPSPLYLAERLSEHYKATIYLKREDLNHTGAHKINNTIGQILLAKRLGKTRIIAETGAGQHGVATATVCALMGLPCIVYMGAVDIKRQAPNVSRMRMLGAEVRPATSGSQTLKDATNEAIRDWINNPEDTHYIIGSVVGPHPYPDMVARFQSVISEEMKWQLEEHTGRENPDAIIACVGGGSNAAGAYYHYLNEEGVRLIAVEAAGHGIHSGESAATSVLGTKGIIHGSRTLLMQTPDGQITEPYSLSAGLDYPGIGPLHAHLIASGRAEAISITDDEALEAAFFLSRKEGIIPALETAHAFAALDKMDYRPEDVIVICLSGRGDKDLDTYIQNFGRFQAR; via the coding sequence ATCATGATAGCCATAGACGAAAAAGGATACTACGGAGAGTTTGGCGGGGCATTCATCCCCGAGATGCTTCACCCCAACATCGAGGAGTTGCGGCAGCAGTACATCCAGGTGATGGAAGAACCGGCTTTCCAGCGGGAATTCCACCAGTTGCTGAAAGACTATGTCGGCCGGCCTTCGCCCCTGTACCTGGCGGAGCGACTTTCCGAACATTATAAAGCTACCATCTACCTGAAGCGGGAAGACCTGAACCACACCGGCGCTCACAAGATCAACAATACCATCGGGCAAATCCTCCTGGCAAAGCGGTTGGGCAAAACGCGGATCATTGCCGAGACCGGCGCCGGCCAGCACGGGGTGGCTACGGCCACCGTTTGTGCCCTGATGGGCCTTCCCTGTATCGTCTACATGGGCGCTGTCGACATCAAGCGGCAGGCGCCCAACGTCTCCCGCATGCGCATGCTGGGCGCAGAGGTGCGCCCCGCTACCAGCGGCAGCCAAACGCTTAAAGACGCCACCAACGAGGCGATCCGGGATTGGATCAACAACCCGGAGGATACCCACTACATCATTGGCTCGGTAGTAGGGCCGCACCCGTACCCGGATATGGTCGCCCGTTTCCAGTCGGTCATCAGCGAAGAGATGAAATGGCAACTGGAAGAACACACCGGACGGGAGAATCCCGACGCCATTATTGCCTGTGTCGGCGGCGGCAGCAATGCCGCCGGCGCATATTATCACTACCTCAACGAAGAGGGGGTCCGGCTGATCGCCGTCGAAGCGGCCGGCCACGGCATCCACAGCGGCGAATCGGCGGCGACCAGCGTGCTGGGCACCAAGGGCATCATCCACGGCAGCCGGACACTGCTCATGCAAACTCCGGACGGACAGATCACGGAACCCTACTCTCTCTCTGCCGGGCTGGATTATCCGGGGATTGGCCCCCTGCACGCGCACCTGATTGCCAGCGGCAGGGCGGAGGCCATCAGCATTACCGACGATGAGGCCCTGGAGGCGGCCTTCTTCCTTTCCCGAAAAGAGGGCATTATCCCCGCCCTGGAGACCGCCCACGCTTTCGCCGCCCTGGATAAGATGGACTATCGCCCGGAGGACGTCATTGTCATCTGCCTCTCCGGCCGGGGCGATAAAGACCTGGATACCTATATTCAAAACTTCGGCCGGTTTCAGGCCCGTTAA
- a CDS encoding tryptophan synthase subunit alpha: MNRLDKLFANKQKDILNIYFTAGYPNLGDTGKIIQALDEAGADLIELGMPYSDPLADGPTIQQSGQRALQNGMTLSLLFDQVEAVRKKTGIPLILMGYFNQVMQYGEQRFVDKCVEVGIDGLILPDLPLYEYEQFYKEMLEKAGLGISFLITPQTTEDRIRKVDQLSRGFIYMVANSAITGAKGGITEEQLAYFERVNKLPLNNPRLIGFGISNHETFATACQYAAGAIIGSAFIHALAEAKEVEKAAMSFVRSIRGVEAKVL, from the coding sequence ATGAACAGGCTCGACAAGCTTTTCGCCAATAAGCAGAAGGATATTCTAAACATCTACTTCACCGCCGGCTACCCCAACCTGGGAGACACCGGAAAGATCATACAGGCCCTGGACGAGGCCGGCGCCGACCTCATCGAGCTGGGCATGCCTTATTCTGACCCGTTGGCGGATGGGCCTACCATTCAGCAAAGCGGGCAGCGCGCCCTGCAAAACGGCATGACGCTGTCCCTGCTTTTCGACCAAGTGGAAGCTGTTCGGAAAAAAACAGGCATTCCCCTGATTCTGATGGGCTATTTCAACCAGGTGATGCAATACGGAGAGCAGCGCTTCGTCGACAAATGCGTGGAAGTGGGCATCGACGGCCTTATCCTGCCCGACCTGCCCCTGTACGAGTATGAGCAGTTTTATAAGGAGATGCTGGAAAAGGCGGGCCTGGGCATCAGCTTTCTGATTACCCCTCAAACTACTGAGGATCGAATCCGGAAGGTGGATCAACTGAGCCGGGGTTTCATTTATATGGTCGCCAATTCCGCCATAACTGGCGCCAAAGGGGGCATCACGGAGGAACAACTGGCGTATTTTGAACGGGTAAACAAGCTGCCGTTAAATAACCCCCGGCTCATAGGCTTCGGAATTTCGAACCACGAAACCTTTGCCACCGCCTGCCAATACGCCGCCGGCGCCATCATCGGCAGCGCCTTCATCCACGCCCTGGCGGAGGCGAAGGAGGTGGAGAAAGCTGCCATGAGCTTCGTCCGCTCCATCCGCGGCGTCGAAGCAAAAGTATTATAA
- the aroF gene encoding 3-deoxy-7-phosphoheptulonate synthase, which produces MIIQLDKKITGAQLKGLKEKLKQIRYKTTHVVTQYADYIIGVGKEEFDIRAIGTLPGIRDIHRVSDDYKLVSKKWRVEDTTIRLDGDIEIGTGRFAVMAGPCSIESEEQIEKTIDHLAKNGVRIMRGGVYKPRSSPYSFRGLGIDGLRLWHEKASAAGIKIITEVMMVEQIEAMAEYVDIFQVGARNSQNFNLLDALGEVDKPVLLKRGISGTIDELLQAAEYIFSNGNERIMLCERGIRTYETAYRNTMDINAIAMLKEKTHLPVIADPSHGIGLRRYVGKVALASIMAGADGVILEVHEQPEKALSDGQQTLSFPEAERLYKRMRQVFELRETFQL; this is translated from the coding sequence ATGATCATCCAACTCGACAAAAAGATCACCGGCGCCCAGCTGAAAGGGCTGAAGGAAAAGCTGAAGCAAATCCGGTACAAGACCACTCATGTCGTTACTCAATACGCCGACTACATCATTGGGGTGGGAAAGGAAGAATTTGATATCCGCGCCATTGGCACCCTGCCGGGCATCCGGGACATCCACCGGGTGAGCGACGACTACAAGCTGGTCTCGAAAAAGTGGCGGGTGGAAGACACCACCATCCGGCTGGATGGGGATATCGAAATCGGCACCGGCCGGTTTGCCGTGATGGCCGGGCCCTGTTCCATTGAATCGGAAGAACAGATCGAAAAAACCATAGATCATCTGGCCAAAAACGGCGTGCGCATCATGCGGGGCGGTGTGTACAAGCCGCGCAGTTCGCCCTATTCCTTCCGCGGGCTGGGCATCGACGGGCTGAGGCTATGGCATGAGAAAGCCAGTGCGGCGGGCATCAAGATCATTACCGAGGTGATGATGGTGGAGCAGATCGAAGCTATGGCCGAGTATGTAGACATTTTTCAGGTAGGGGCGCGCAACTCCCAGAATTTCAATTTGTTGGATGCGCTGGGCGAAGTGGATAAACCGGTCCTCTTAAAAAGAGGCATCTCCGGCACCATCGATGAACTGCTGCAGGCTGCCGAATACATCTTCTCCAACGGCAACGAAAGGATCATGCTCTGCGAGCGCGGCATTCGCACTTACGAAACCGCCTATCGCAATACTATGGACATCAATGCCATCGCCATGCTCAAGGAGAAGACCCACCTGCCGGTCATTGCCGACCCCTCCCATGGGATCGGCCTGCGGCGCTATGTCGGCAAAGTTGCCCTGGCCTCTATTATGGCGGGTGCCGACGGCGTCATCCTGGAAGTGCACGAGCAGCCTGAAAAGGCACTCTCCGACGGCCAGCAGACGCTGAGCTTCCCGGAAGCGGAGCGTTTGTATAAGCGGATGAGGCAGGTGTTTGAGTTGAGGGAAACCTTCCAGCTTTGA